In Leptospira montravelensis, a single genomic region encodes these proteins:
- a CDS encoding DUF1837 domain-containing protein has translation MKKTNINQLLSNTEALFAHVYMFTEKFDILPDKEHYGTSIAYTDIRQRKDDFIRELKNSITSWVYNSKKAKELFNERLDKTEDLANSASFLANLALSKFRPNQPQGQFGELILFNFIQHIFEAPPLLRKMPITTSTGHERFGADAIHYREKNGSNEIILGESKCYESKYKFNDAFLKSLISIENSFNNIDNELHLYIHDDFIDSQLVSIAKSYKSNSLNNVKYELVCIIIYNETNSMDKLNSQIDLENEIKSIIRHRCSKIDKQEIKRIKENVLDRIHYIIFPVWNLDEILNSFK, from the coding sequence ATGAAAAAAACTAACATCAATCAATTACTTTCCAATACAGAAGCTCTATTTGCCCATGTATACATGTTTACTGAGAAATTTGATATCCTGCCCGATAAGGAACACTACGGCACTTCAATTGCGTATACCGACATTCGCCAGAGAAAAGATGATTTCATAAGGGAACTAAAAAATTCTATCACTTCTTGGGTATACAACAGTAAGAAGGCTAAAGAACTCTTTAATGAAAGATTAGATAAAACTGAAGACTTAGCTAACTCTGCTTCTTTTTTAGCCAATCTTGCCCTAAGTAAATTCCGCCCGAATCAGCCGCAAGGCCAATTTGGTGAATTAATATTATTTAATTTTATTCAACATATTTTTGAAGCTCCACCATTATTAAGGAAAATGCCAATAACCACATCAACTGGACACGAAAGATTTGGAGCCGATGCTATTCACTATCGAGAAAAGAATGGATCGAATGAAATAATTCTTGGCGAATCCAAATGCTATGAAAGTAAGTACAAGTTTAATGATGCCTTTTTAAAATCACTTATTAGTATAGAAAATTCCTTCAACAACATTGATAATGAATTACACTTATATATACATGATGATTTCATAGACAGTCAACTCGTTAGCATAGCTAAATCCTATAAGTCAAATTCTCTTAATAACGTAAAATATGAATTGGTATGCATTATCATCTACAATGAAACAAATAGTATGGATAAATTAAACTCCCAAATTGATTTGGAAAATGAAATTAAAAGTATAATCCGTCATCGATGTTCAAAAATTGATAAACAAGAAATAAAGCGAATAAAAGAAAACGTATTAGATCGTATACATTACATCATATTCCCAGTTTGGAATTTAGATGAAATATTAAATTCATTCAAATAA
- a CDS encoding DEAD/DEAH box helicase: MEKEVEEILNEILNFELLRTAIKLKFTKRKELEFPDLLLKKSLILLDFLSVKKDEESKRVVLIICSVIWQYRKNEWGGLKDIFILFFSRIGHSPSSVMIDEEFNHETKQFSQFNSYVSSLTVTYLQSLYEIKIRNCKFSLTEFQRNIWHKLDSSNLIGISAPTSAGKSFILALKSLSLVIKKNGSIVYIVPTLSLVSQVSSDFRKLIELFKLDNYQILNTYVSEEETQNTIYVLTQEKAIGAFSRQSKPFQNLRILIVDEIQNIERLESETDTRSKILYDLLQEFKNSNHPDHIIISGPRIENIDNIGKMIFGKNALKEESKNSPVVNFTYSIRSERKNKILNLHCDLLSRPLGIPISENIDLIPKPGGTQYNENTHKFILYILERLGEKSTNIIFSPTTKQARRTALFLADNLDDSINNSLSDLILYIKATVHETYDLCIVLQKGIAYHHAKLPSHVRLVLEKAISLKLISNIICTTTLMQGVNLPAQTIIIRNPNLFIKSRSGETPKLTPYEVANLRGRAGRLMKDLVGRTFVTDENSFIEESDQEQKLFEDEYKEITTGYDQSFEKNRNLVEEQLNYGIEVTLDEPHFLVTYIRQSILKYQRKSLQKLAEVGINLDEKIVKNVLSELLKMEISEEICFANRYWDPFDLNKLYLMRNEFDLPLKHNDRYIAKRLLKIINKFKTEFRIYFDRYIKIQDVPNKENLYSFCINATSWLHQIPLSEILSNSFFDNSEKIDKAIAQLQNDVTYGLPMLLKPIYDILAPNEPFLRYIETGAYLPITRILIEHNVPRETAIYLTNTISNNFQNQEEISFTKIKDEIEKQRDKLPYWLNIQLNF, translated from the coding sequence ATGGAAAAAGAAGTCGAAGAAATATTAAACGAGATTTTAAATTTTGAACTGCTTCGAACGGCAATAAAATTAAAATTTACAAAAAGAAAGGAATTAGAATTCCCAGATCTACTACTAAAAAAATCATTAATCTTACTAGATTTTCTTTCAGTTAAAAAAGATGAAGAGAGTAAACGTGTCGTATTAATTATCTGTTCAGTTATTTGGCAATATCGCAAAAATGAATGGGGCGGGTTAAAAGATATATTTATTCTTTTTTTTAGTAGGATAGGTCATTCTCCATCGAGTGTAATGATTGATGAAGAATTTAATCATGAGACCAAACAATTCTCACAATTTAATAGCTATGTAAGTAGTTTAACAGTCACATATCTGCAAAGTCTTTATGAAATAAAAATTCGAAATTGTAAATTTTCATTAACTGAATTTCAAAGAAACATTTGGCACAAGCTTGATTCAAGCAATCTAATAGGAATCTCAGCTCCAACAAGTGCAGGGAAATCATTCATACTTGCTTTGAAAAGTTTAAGTTTAGTGATTAAAAAAAATGGAAGTATTGTATATATTGTTCCAACTTTAAGCCTAGTAAGCCAAGTTTCTTCAGATTTTAGAAAATTAATTGAATTATTCAAATTAGACAATTACCAAATTTTAAATACTTATGTATCAGAGGAGGAAACTCAAAATACAATTTATGTCTTAACACAAGAAAAGGCAATTGGTGCATTTTCAAGACAATCTAAACCATTCCAAAATTTACGTATCCTAATAGTAGATGAAATTCAAAATATAGAAAGGTTGGAATCAGAAACAGATACTAGATCGAAAATATTATATGATCTATTGCAAGAATTCAAAAATTCTAATCATCCAGACCATATCATTATTTCCGGACCGCGAATAGAAAATATCGATAATATCGGAAAAATGATTTTCGGTAAAAATGCATTAAAAGAAGAAAGTAAGAATTCACCTGTCGTAAACTTTACCTATTCTATTCGCTCAGAAAGAAAAAATAAGATTTTAAACCTACATTGCGATCTATTAAGTAGACCGTTAGGAATCCCAATATCCGAAAACATTGATTTAATTCCAAAACCAGGAGGTACTCAATATAATGAAAACACTCATAAATTCATTTTATACATTCTTGAGAGATTAGGAGAAAAAAGTACTAACATAATTTTTTCGCCCACGACCAAACAAGCTCGTAGAACCGCACTATTCTTAGCAGATAATTTAGACGATTCGATTAATAACTCTTTATCAGATCTAATTTTGTATATCAAGGCAACGGTACATGAAACTTACGATTTATGCATCGTTTTGCAAAAAGGAATTGCATATCACCATGCTAAATTACCGAGTCATGTACGTCTTGTTCTTGAAAAGGCTATTTCACTTAAACTGATTTCAAATATTATTTGTACAACGACTCTAATGCAAGGTGTAAACCTTCCCGCTCAAACTATAATTATAAGAAACCCCAATTTATTTATTAAAAGTAGAAGCGGAGAAACACCCAAATTAACTCCTTATGAAGTTGCAAATTTAAGAGGAAGAGCCGGTCGTTTGATGAAAGATCTTGTTGGTCGAACATTCGTTACTGACGAAAACTCTTTCATTGAAGAATCTGATCAGGAACAAAAATTATTTGAGGATGAATACAAAGAGATTACGACAGGCTATGATCAATCTTTCGAAAAAAATAGAAATCTCGTAGAAGAACAACTTAATTATGGAATTGAAGTAACTTTGGATGAACCTCATTTTCTTGTTACATACATAAGACAATCTATATTAAAATATCAGCGCAAATCATTGCAAAAATTAGCTGAAGTAGGAATTAATTTAGATGAAAAAATCGTAAAGAATGTTTTAAGCGAACTTTTAAAAATGGAAATCTCCGAAGAAATCTGTTTCGCAAATCGATACTGGGACCCTTTCGATCTAAATAAATTATATTTAATGAGAAATGAATTTGATCTTCCTTTGAAACATAATGATAGATATATAGCAAAAAGATTATTAAAAATAATCAATAAATTTAAAACAGAATTTCGAATCTATTTTGATCGTTACATTAAAATACAAGATGTCCCTAATAAAGAAAATTTATACTCATTCTGTATAAACGCAACTAGTTGGCTGCATCAAATACCTTTGTCAGAAATATTATCAAATAGTTTCTTTGATAACTCTGAAAAAATTGATAAAGCAATTGCTCAACTTCAAAATGATGTAACATACGGATTACCTATGTTACTCAAGCCAATTTATGATATATTGGCACCAAATGAACCTTTTCTCCGCTATATCGAAACTGGAGCCTACTTACCGATAACTAGAATTTTAATTGAACATAATGTTCCGAGAGAAACAGCAATTTACTTAACAAACACTATCTCAAACAACTTTCAAAACCAGGAGGAAATTTCTTTTACAAAAATAAAAGATGAAATCGAAAAACAAAGAGATAAACTTCCCTATTGGTTAAATATTCAATTAAATTTTTGA
- a CDS encoding SH3 domain-containing protein — translation MKPVYLITIFLLISCHLFQKEKKYFEVIAKSGLILRSGPGQNYNKITTLPINTSGIINEFIGPTTYIQGKKGLWLQVETEQLNGYIFSGFAIIHENIESLNQSRNYKSFPKFKGIYPFTNSDLTKEEFTKKFLEKFIVFESDLSPKTKIILDNDLYKIELISAKNEYSDYQTIFVLNKKEKLNYIPDINNLHPKSIAENSKIITGFEYTCYNCCAMPTDTIGILAENKIYTLPIPLNDTLASCDFEGQVKTDFSQLRITNKNEIIIHKTIYDCSTDPKCSQAGAENNCKPTKVFSDTFILIENPYSNPNVFEFDASVVPKNILIQFKTGRTAITNKNLD, via the coding sequence ATGAAACCAGTTTATCTAATAACAATCTTTTTGTTAATTTCCTGCCATTTATTTCAGAAAGAAAAAAAGTATTTTGAGGTTATAGCAAAAAGCGGATTAATATTGAGATCGGGTCCTGGACAAAATTATAATAAAATTACTACTCTTCCAATAAATACATCAGGAATAATAAATGAATTTATTGGGCCAACTACTTACATACAAGGGAAAAAAGGATTATGGCTACAAGTTGAAACTGAACAACTAAATGGATATATTTTCTCAGGCTTTGCAATAATTCACGAAAACATTGAATCTCTTAATCAAAGTAGAAATTATAAATCTTTTCCAAAATTCAAAGGAATCTATCCATTTACAAATTCAGATCTAACCAAGGAAGAATTCACCAAAAAATTCCTAGAAAAGTTTATTGTCTTTGAAAGTGACTTAAGTCCCAAAACTAAAATCATTTTAGATAATGATTTATATAAAATAGAATTAATTTCTGCAAAAAATGAATATAGTGACTACCAAACTATTTTTGTTTTAAACAAAAAAGAAAAGTTAAATTATATACCAGACATAAACAATCTTCATCCGAAATCAATTGCGGAAAATTCAAAAATTATAACAGGATTTGAATATACTTGCTATAATTGCTGTGCTATGCCAACTGATACAATAGGAATCTTAGCTGAAAACAAAATATACACTTTACCCATTCCTTTGAATGACACCTTAGCATCATGCGATTTTGAAGGACAAGTTAAAACAGATTTTAGTCAATTACGAATAACAAATAAAAATGAAATAATAATTCACAAAACAATATACGACTGCTCTACTGATCCAAAATGCAGTCAAGCAGGAGCAGAAAATAATTGTAAGCCAACCAAAGTTTTTTCAGATACCTTTATTCTTATTGAAAATCCGTATTCAAATCCAAATGTCTTTGAATTTGATGCATCAGTTGTTCCTAAAAATATACTGATCCAATTTAAAACAGGCAGAACTGCAATAACAAATAAAAATCTTGATTAA
- a CDS encoding LBF_2127 family putative lipoprotein has product MKNIIKSNLKILIILLMSCNCSVDIRQVPEPRTLIDSTVFWTQKNLYIGKFEVYTSDSIEYTKAWRHIFKSFLINNRISKNVKDLNGETLVNNDDYILDIEIYPKLNDEFNYWWTWPAIYPLTGYWPIQIRVYNYETIIKFKIIKNQNIIHDSEIKETDEKTITIYGFYRTSDIEKMIETVNLKALDKCSKDISLKIQ; this is encoded by the coding sequence ATGAAAAATATAATCAAAAGTAATCTAAAAATATTAATTATCCTTTTAATGTCATGCAATTGTTCAGTTGATATCAGACAGGTTCCTGAACCTAGAACTCTTATCGATTCTACTGTTTTTTGGACTCAAAAAAACTTATACATTGGTAAATTTGAGGTATATACTTCCGACTCTATTGAATACACAAAAGCTTGGAGACATATCTTCAAATCTTTTCTAATTAATAATCGAATTAGCAAAAATGTTAAAGATTTAAATGGTGAAACCCTAGTTAATAATGATGACTACATTCTAGACATTGAAATCTATCCAAAACTAAATGATGAATTTAATTATTGGTGGACCTGGCCTGCTATTTATCCATTGACTGGTTATTGGCCTATTCAGATTAGAGTCTACAATTATGAAACCATCATTAAATTTAAAATAATTAAGAATCAAAACATTATACATGATAGCGAAATTAAAGAAACAGATGAAAAAACTATAACTATTTATGGTTTCTACAGAACTTCAGACATTGAAAAAATGATCGAAACTGTTAATCTAAAGGCATTAGATAAATGTTCAAAAGATATTTCATTAAAAATTCAATAA